Proteins encoded in a region of the Massilia sp. UMI-21 genome:
- a CDS encoding nuclear transport factor 2 family protein yields the protein MKRFFAVVCALGMFVLAPHSAFAQDANGKQQIEQVIERFRSAIINKDREGFLKLFLKDDITWAGVTQDASIERLYATRPDPALRRPDKLFSSNPRAFIDMIVRDKARNEETISQVRIDSDGDVAQVWFDYSFLEGGHKTNWGKESWQMVRTESGWKIAAVVWSQEFNPEPPPASAGH from the coding sequence ATGAAACGATTTTTCGCCGTAGTCTGCGCGCTGGGCATGTTCGTGCTGGCACCGCACAGCGCATTCGCGCAGGACGCCAACGGCAAGCAGCAGATCGAACAGGTGATCGAGCGCTTTCGCAGCGCCATCATCAACAAGGACAGGGAAGGCTTCCTGAAGCTGTTCCTGAAGGACGACATCACCTGGGCCGGGGTGACCCAGGATGCCAGCATCGAACGGCTCTACGCGACGCGGCCGGATCCGGCCTTGCGGCGCCCGGACAAACTATTCAGCAGCAACCCGCGTGCGTTCATCGACATGATCGTCCGGGACAAGGCGCGCAACGAAGAAACCATCTCGCAGGTGCGCATCGACAGTGACGGCGACGTGGCCCAGGTCTGGTTCGACTACAGCTTCCTGGAAGGCGGCCATAAGACGAACTGGGGCAAGGAAAGCTGGCAGATGGTGCGCACCGAGTCCGGCTGGAAGATCGCGGCGGTCGTGTGGTCCCAGGAATTCAACCCCGAGCCGCCGCCCGCCAGCGCCGGACACTGA
- a CDS encoding pyridoxal-phosphate dependent enzyme, whose amino-acid sequence MQHASQAALFSLIGDTPLIEVTRIDTGPCQLFLKLESQNPGGSIKDRIGRAMIEQAEHDGLLAPGGTVVEATAGNTGLGLALVARIKGYRVVLVVPDKMAAEKILHLKALGAEIHLTRSDVGKGHPEYYQDYAARLAREIPGAWFADQFNNPANPRAHETTTGPEIWDQVNHRLDAIMVGVGSSGTLTGLSRYFRKTQPNLEFILADPKGSILADYVNTGVLRLDAGSWAVEGIGEDFIPGIADLSRVKQAYTIPDEESFNTARLLLQQEGILGGSSTGTLLAAALRYCREQTRPKRVVSFVCDTGTRYLSKVYSDGWMVDQGLITRPRTGDLRDLIGRRYDQGEVVTVAPTDTLLTAFNRMRNADLQQLPVIDGERAGGRLVGLIDESDLLLHVSGKGGDFSAPVSSTMSATLQTLAPGASMGHLREILDHGLTAVILDEDHFYGLITRYDLLNHLRRTLS is encoded by the coding sequence ATGCAACATGCGTCGCAAGCTGCACTGTTTTCCCTGATCGGTGACACTCCGCTGATCGAAGTTACCCGGATCGACACCGGTCCCTGCCAGCTGTTCCTGAAACTCGAATCCCAGAATCCCGGCGGCTCCATCAAGGACCGGATCGGCCGCGCCATGATCGAGCAGGCCGAGCACGACGGCTTGCTGGCGCCCGGCGGCACCGTGGTCGAGGCCACCGCCGGCAACACCGGCCTGGGACTGGCCCTGGTGGCCCGCATCAAGGGCTACCGCGTGGTGCTGGTGGTGCCCGACAAGATGGCGGCCGAGAAGATCCTGCACCTGAAGGCGCTCGGCGCCGAGATCCACCTGACGCGCTCCGACGTCGGCAAGGGCCATCCCGAGTACTACCAGGACTACGCGGCGCGCCTGGCAAGGGAGATTCCCGGCGCCTGGTTCGCCGACCAGTTCAACAACCCGGCCAACCCGCGTGCCCACGAAACCACCACCGGCCCGGAAATCTGGGACCAGGTCAACCACAGGCTCGATGCGATCATGGTCGGCGTCGGCTCCTCCGGCACCCTCACCGGCCTGTCGCGCTACTTCCGCAAGACCCAGCCGAATCTCGAATTCATCCTGGCCGACCCCAAGGGCTCGATCCTGGCCGACTACGTCAACACGGGCGTGCTGCGCCTGGACGCCGGCTCGTGGGCGGTGGAAGGCATCGGCGAGGATTTCATCCCCGGCATCGCCGACCTGTCGCGCGTGAAGCAGGCCTATACCATTCCCGACGAGGAAAGCTTCAACACCGCGCGCCTGCTGCTGCAGCAGGAAGGCATCCTGGGCGGCTCCTCCACCGGCACCCTGCTGGCCGCCGCCCTGCGCTACTGCCGCGAGCAGACCCGCCCCAAGCGCGTGGTCAGCTTCGTGTGCGACACCGGCACCCGCTACCTGAGCAAGGTGTACAGCGACGGCTGGATGGTCGACCAGGGCCTGATCACGCGCCCTAGAACGGGCGACCTGCGCGACCTGATCGGCCGCCGCTACGACCAGGGCGAAGTGGTCACCGTGGCCCCCACCGACACCCTGCTGACCGCCTTCAACCGCATGCGCAACGCCGACCTGCAGCAGCTGCCGGTGATCGATGGCGAGCGCGCTGGCGGCCGGCTGGTCGGGCTGATCGACGAATCCGACCTGCTGCTGCACGTGAGCGGCAAGGGGGGCGACTTCAGCGCCCCGGTATCGAGCACCATGAGCGCGACGCTGCAGACCCTGGCCCCGGGCGCCAGCATGGGGCACCTGCGCGAGATCCTCGACCATGGACTCACCGCCGTGATCCTTGATGAGGACCATTTCTACGGCCTGATCACCCGCTACGACCTGCTCAACCATCTGCGAAGGACCCTGTCATGA
- a CDS encoding PLP-dependent transferase — MTETRKHLATRVIHGGQAPEPGTGAVMPPIFATSTFRQDSPGVHKGLDYGRSHNPTRWALERCVADIESGGAAFAFASGLAAIAAVLELLPANSHIVAGDDMYGGSFRLFERVRRNSAGHRFSYADLTDPDALARALTPETRLVWVETPTNPMLKLADLAAIAGLCRARGIISACDNTFASPIVQRPLELGFDIVVHSTTKYMNGHSDVIGGVAVLGREERHAALAEQLGFIQNAVGAIQGPFDSFLVLRGIKTLALRVERSSANALALAQWLEREPKVRKVFYPGLESHPQHALARRQMNGFGGIVSIDLDTDLAGARRFLESCELFTLAESLGGVESLIEHPALMTHASIPPEQRARLGIGDGLIRLSVGIEHLEDQREDLRRALAAI, encoded by the coding sequence ATGACCGAGACCAGGAAACACCTCGCCACCCGCGTGATCCACGGCGGCCAGGCGCCCGAGCCGGGCACCGGCGCCGTGATGCCGCCGATCTTCGCCACCTCGACCTTCCGCCAGGACAGCCCCGGGGTGCACAAGGGCCTGGACTACGGGCGCTCGCACAATCCGACGCGCTGGGCGCTGGAGCGCTGCGTGGCCGACATCGAAAGCGGCGGCGCCGCCTTCGCCTTCGCCTCGGGCCTGGCCGCGATCGCGGCGGTGTTGGAACTGCTGCCGGCAAACTCGCACATCGTGGCGGGCGACGACATGTACGGCGGCAGCTTCCGCCTGTTCGAGCGGGTGCGCCGCAACAGCGCCGGCCACCGCTTCAGCTATGCCGACCTGACCGACCCCGACGCCCTGGCCAGGGCGCTCACGCCGGAGACCAGGCTGGTGTGGGTGGAGACGCCGACCAACCCGATGCTCAAGCTGGCCGACCTGGCCGCCATCGCCGGTCTGTGCCGGGCGCGCGGCATCATCAGCGCGTGCGACAACACCTTCGCCAGCCCGATCGTCCAGCGCCCGCTGGAGCTGGGCTTCGACATCGTGGTGCACTCGACCACCAAGTACATGAACGGCCATTCCGACGTGATCGGCGGGGTGGCGGTGCTTGGGCGGGAAGAACGCCATGCGGCGCTGGCCGAACAGCTGGGCTTCATCCAGAACGCGGTGGGCGCGATCCAGGGCCCCTTCGACAGCTTCCTGGTGCTGCGCGGAATCAAGACCCTGGCCCTGCGCGTGGAGCGCAGCAGCGCCAACGCGCTCGCGCTGGCGCAATGGCTCGAGCGCGAGCCGAAGGTACGCAAGGTGTTCTATCCGGGCCTGGAGTCGCACCCGCAGCACGCGCTGGCGCGGCGCCAGATGAACGGCTTCGGGGGCATCGTCTCGATCGACCTGGACACCGACCTGGCGGGTGCGCGGCGCTTCCTGGAAAGCTGCGAGCTGTTCACGCTGGCCGAAAGCCTGGGCGGCGTGGAAAGCCTGATCGAGCACCCTGCCCTGATGACCCATGCCAGCATCCCGCCCGAGCAGCGCGCCCGGCTTGGCATCGGCGACGGCCTGATCCGCCTGTCGGTGGGCATCGAGCACCTGGAGGACCAGCGCGAGGACCTGCGCCGGGCGCTGGCGGCGATCTGA
- a CDS encoding SAM-dependent methyltransferase, giving the protein MLTITIKQGKEAGLLAGDPWIYLSAIDKVEGKPIERNKQGATAIVQSSSRRFLARAAYNAKSQIAARVWTLREDEPVDHALIKRRVQAAVQGRAAALRDADPQALVQLVDGERDGLPGLLVHSYGGAGGYLVCQFNAAGVDLWKVPVVQALIKATGCPNVYERADELVRKAEGLPLTRRVLAGEEPPQRLTVRESGRLAPMDIRTGFIYPR; this is encoded by the coding sequence ATGCTCACCATTACCATCAAACAGGGCAAGGAAGCCGGCCTGCTGGCCGGCGACCCCTGGATCTACCTCTCCGCCATCGACAAGGTCGAAGGCAAGCCCATCGAGCGCAACAAGCAGGGCGCCACCGCGATCGTGCAGTCCTCGTCGCGCCGCTTCCTGGCGCGCGCCGCCTACAACGCCAAATCGCAGATCGCCGCGCGGGTCTGGACCCTGCGCGAGGACGAGCCGGTCGACCATGCGCTGATCAAGCGGCGCGTGCAGGCTGCCGTGCAGGGGCGCGCCGCCGCGCTCCGGGACGCCGATCCGCAAGCACTGGTCCAGCTGGTCGATGGGGAGCGGGACGGCTTGCCGGGCCTGCTGGTGCACAGCTACGGCGGTGCGGGCGGCTACCTGGTCTGCCAGTTCAACGCCGCCGGCGTCGACCTGTGGAAGGTGCCGGTCGTGCAGGCGCTGATCAAGGCGACCGGCTGCCCGAATGTGTACGAGCGCGCCGACGAACTGGTGCGCAAGGCCGAAGGCCTGCCCCTGACGCGGCGCGTGCTGGCCGGGGAAGAACCGCCCCAGCGCCTGACGGTGCGCGAAAGCGGGCGGCTGGCGCCGATGGATATCCGTACCGGCTTTATCTATCCGCGCTGA
- the prpR gene encoding propionate catabolism operon regulatory protein PrpR, translating into MSYAVRNPARHSPPEDSKDKPVIWTVSVSRLSDLFRDITLEYDHLASIEPLHLGFDEAARTLRERLATEHCDVVIAAGSNAAYLKGRISVPVVVAKASGFDVMQALARARRVSKRIGVISHQAPLRELAEFADTFGIAIAQRTYVTEEDARAGINELKAAGVEVIVGAGLITDLAEEAGLTGVFLYSAASIRQAFDDALETARLTRLEDGRGRGRRSGSRADADTLRARRGLHDLRGESSAMERLRQGVVLYARSPATVLIQGETGSGKELVAQAIHREGPGRTANRPFVAVNCGAIAESLLESELFGHEEGAFTGARRGGHAGLFEAADGGTLFLDEIGEMPLALQTRLLRVLEEREVMRVGGTRPVPIAVRVISATHCDLESRVREGRFRADLFYRLAVLRLGLPPLRERTVDILPLAEWSLKNALAALGAAPHPNLHADMAACSALLEAYGWPGNVRELRNLMERLALFLAAEPLQALTPSFLLSIAPELGKTVTLATAKPGPESVAAVLARFGGQRDAAARHLGISRTTLWRRLRSEAS; encoded by the coding sequence ATGAGCTATGCCGTACGCAACCCCGCCCGCCATTCCCCCCCCGAGGACAGCAAGGACAAGCCTGTCATCTGGACCGTGTCGGTGTCGCGCCTGTCCGACCTGTTCCGCGACATCACCCTCGAGTACGACCACCTGGCCTCGATCGAACCGCTGCACCTGGGCTTCGACGAGGCCGCGCGCACCCTGCGCGAGCGCCTGGCGACCGAGCACTGCGATGTGGTGATCGCGGCCGGCTCGAACGCGGCCTACCTGAAGGGCCGGATCTCGGTGCCGGTGGTGGTGGCCAAGGCCAGCGGCTTCGACGTGATGCAGGCGCTGGCGCGCGCGCGCCGCGTGTCGAAGCGCATCGGCGTGATCAGCCACCAGGCGCCGCTGCGCGAACTGGCCGAGTTCGCGGACACCTTCGGCATCGCCATCGCGCAGCGCACCTACGTCACCGAGGAAGACGCGCGCGCCGGCATCAACGAGCTCAAGGCGGCCGGGGTCGAGGTGATCGTCGGCGCCGGCCTGATCACCGACCTGGCCGAGGAAGCGGGCCTGACCGGCGTGTTCCTGTACTCGGCCGCATCGATCCGCCAGGCCTTCGACGACGCGCTCGAGACGGCGCGCCTGACCCGGCTGGAAGACGGCCGCGGCCGCGGCCGCCGCAGCGGCAGCCGCGCGGACGCCGACACCCTGCGCGCCCGGCGCGGCCTGCACGACCTGCGCGGCGAGTCGAGCGCCATGGAGCGGCTGCGCCAGGGCGTGGTGCTGTACGCGCGCTCGCCGGCCACGGTGCTGATCCAGGGCGAGACCGGCAGCGGCAAGGAACTGGTGGCCCAGGCCATCCATCGCGAAGGCCCGGGGCGCACCGCCAACCGCCCGTTCGTGGCGGTGAACTGCGGCGCGATCGCCGAATCGCTGCTGGAATCCGAACTGTTCGGCCACGAGGAAGGCGCGTTCACGGGCGCGCGCCGCGGCGGCCATGCCGGCCTGTTCGAGGCGGCCGACGGCGGCACCCTGTTCCTCGACGAAATCGGCGAGATGCCCCTGGCCCTGCAGACCCGCCTGCTGCGCGTGCTGGAAGAGCGCGAAGTGATGCGCGTGGGCGGCACGCGGCCGGTGCCGATCGCGGTGCGCGTGATCAGCGCCACCCACTGCGACCTGGAGTCGCGCGTGCGCGAGGGGCGCTTCCGCGCCGACCTGTTCTACCGGCTGGCCGTGCTGCGCCTGGGCCTGCCGCCGCTGCGCGAGCGGACGGTCGACATCCTGCCCCTGGCCGAATGGTCGCTCAAGAACGCCCTGGCGGCGCTGGGCGCCGCGCCGCATCCGAACCTGCACGCCGACATGGCGGCCTGCAGCGCGCTGCTGGAAGCGTATGGCTGGCCCGGCAACGTGCGCGAACTGCGCAACCTGATGGAGCGGCTGGCGCTGTTCCTGGCGGCCGAGCCGCTGCAGGCGCTGACGCCGAGTTTCTTGCTGTCGATTGCACCTGAGCTAGGCAAGACGGTCACCCTGGCGACGGCCAAGCCAGGGCCGGAAAGCGTCGCCGCGGTGCTGGCGCGCTTCGGCGGGCAGCGCGACGCGGCCGCCCGGCACCTGGGCATCAGCCGCACGACCCTGTGGCGGCGCTTGCGCAGTGAAGCGTCGTAG
- a CDS encoding cation acetate symporter codes for MKALTRSAIALALLAASGLALAAPDLGQATRQPTNWTAISMFAIFVVLTLFITKWAAAKTRSASDFYTAGGGISGFQNGLAIAGDFMSAASFLGISAAVFANGFDGLIYAIGFLVGWPVITFLMAERLRNLGRFTFADVAAYRFHQKPIRVFAASGTLVVVAFYLIAQMVGAGQLIKLLFGLEYWIAVVIVGGLMMVYVLFGGMTATTWVQIIKAVLLLSGASFMAFSVLAQYNFSPEQLFAAATEVHDKGESIMGPGTFLTDPISAISFGMALMFGTAGLPHILMRFFTVPSAKEARKSVLWATTWIGYFYILTFIIGFGAIVLVGTNPTFKDAAGKLLGGNNMAAVHLANAVGGDIFLGFISAVAFATILAVVAGLTLSGASAVSHDLYATVFKKGKANSADELKVSKITTIVLGIVAVILGIAFEKQNVAFMVSLAFAIAASANFPVLFMSVLWKDCTTRGATVGGFLGLATAVVLTVVSKSVWVDVFGNAAPIFPYTSPALFSMAVGFFGIWLFSVTDKSPRAAIDRAGFEAQEVRSETGIGASTASAH; via the coding sequence ATGAAGGCCCTGACCCGTAGCGCCATCGCGCTGGCCCTGCTGGCCGCCAGCGGCCTCGCCCTGGCCGCGCCCGACCTCGGCCAGGCCACCCGGCAGCCCACCAACTGGACCGCGATCAGCATGTTCGCGATCTTCGTCGTGCTGACCCTGTTCATCACCAAGTGGGCGGCCGCCAAGACCCGCTCGGCCTCCGACTTCTACACCGCCGGCGGCGGCATTTCCGGCTTCCAGAACGGCCTGGCGATCGCCGGCGACTTCATGTCGGCCGCGTCCTTCCTGGGCATTTCCGCGGCCGTCTTCGCGAACGGTTTCGACGGCCTGATCTACGCGATCGGCTTCCTGGTCGGCTGGCCGGTGATCACCTTCCTGATGGCCGAGCGCCTGCGCAACCTGGGGCGCTTCACCTTCGCCGACGTCGCCGCCTACCGCTTCCACCAGAAACCCATCCGCGTGTTCGCCGCTTCCGGCACCCTGGTCGTGGTGGCCTTCTACCTGATCGCGCAAATGGTCGGCGCCGGCCAGCTGATCAAGCTGCTGTTCGGCCTGGAATACTGGATCGCGGTGGTGATCGTCGGCGGCCTGATGATGGTCTACGTGCTGTTCGGCGGCATGACCGCCACCACCTGGGTGCAGATCATCAAGGCCGTGCTGCTGCTGTCGGGTGCGTCCTTCATGGCCTTCTCGGTGCTGGCGCAATACAATTTCAGCCCGGAGCAACTGTTCGCGGCCGCCACCGAAGTGCACGACAAGGGCGAGTCGATCATGGGCCCGGGCACCTTCCTGACCGACCCGATCTCGGCGATTTCCTTCGGCATGGCGCTGATGTTCGGCACCGCCGGCCTGCCGCACATCCTGATGCGCTTCTTCACCGTCCCGAGTGCGAAAGAGGCGCGCAAGTCGGTGCTGTGGGCCACCACCTGGATCGGCTACTTCTACATCCTCACCTTCATCATCGGCTTCGGCGCGATCGTGCTGGTGGGCACCAACCCGACCTTCAAGGATGCGGCCGGCAAGCTGCTGGGCGGTAACAACATGGCGGCGGTGCACCTGGCCAATGCCGTGGGCGGCGACATCTTCCTGGGCTTCATCTCGGCGGTGGCCTTCGCGACCATCCTGGCGGTGGTGGCCGGCCTGACCCTGTCGGGCGCCTCGGCGGTGTCGCACGACCTGTACGCCACCGTGTTCAAGAAGGGCAAGGCCAACAGCGCCGACGAACTGAAGGTCTCGAAGATCACCACCATCGTGCTGGGCATCGTGGCCGTGATCCTCGGCATCGCGTTTGAAAAGCAGAACGTCGCCTTCATGGTGTCGCTGGCCTTCGCAATCGCCGCATCGGCCAACTTCCCGGTGCTGTTCATGTCGGTGCTCTGGAAGGACTGCACCACCCGCGGCGCCACCGTCGGCGGCTTCCTGGGCCTGGCCACCGCGGTCGTGCTGACCGTGGTGTCGAAATCGGTGTGGGTCGACGTGTTCGGCAATGCCGCACCGATCTTCCCCTACACCTCGCCGGCGCTGTTCTCGATGGCGGTGGGCTTCTTCGGCATCTGGCTGTTCTCGGTGACCGACAAGAGCCCGCGCGCCGCGATCGACCGGGCCGGTTTCGAGGCGCAGGAAGTGCGTTCGGAAACCGGCATCGGTGCGTCGACGGCAAGCGCACACTGA
- a CDS encoding ISL3 family transposase, with protein sequence MLNAMSSVSFWEGHIVDTVQEQEDGSLLIVLDTCPASDAVCGACLQPCALVHERRRRKVRDRDVLDKRVWLDVPVRRLDCHHCNARVAEHIVWLDRGARITHRVRLWVEALAQLLPIAHVARLTGLHWHTIKDIDHRRLKHLHGDFSAEGVQRLVMDEFALHKGHRYATVALDAERMRVLWVGEGNSREAIRPFFELLGEQGCQRIEAVAMDMNTAMDLEVRQQCPNAEVVYDLFHVVARFGREVVDRVRVDQANALRAESKARKVIKRSRWLLLRNRDNLKAEQAVKLEELLAANQPLATVYLLKTELKEIWYAPSVREGARRWKTWLKLALQSQIAPVIQFAKRLAKYRRGILASAIYPMSSSILEGVNNRIKVIKRMAYGFRDASYFFLKIKDAFPGKAR encoded by the coding sequence ATGCTCAATGCTATGTCGTCTGTCTCATTTTGGGAAGGCCATATTGTCGACACCGTCCAGGAACAAGAAGACGGGTCGCTGTTAATCGTTCTCGACACCTGCCCGGCAAGTGATGCCGTGTGCGGAGCGTGCCTCCAGCCTTGTGCCCTGGTGCATGAACGCCGAAGGCGTAAGGTGCGCGATCGTGACGTTCTGGACAAGCGCGTCTGGCTCGATGTGCCGGTTCGGCGGCTGGACTGTCATCACTGCAATGCACGGGTGGCCGAGCACATTGTTTGGCTTGACCGGGGAGCTCGCATTACGCACCGCGTGCGCCTTTGGGTCGAGGCGTTGGCGCAGCTGCTCCCGATAGCCCATGTGGCCCGACTGACCGGCCTGCACTGGCACACCATCAAGGACATCGATCATCGGCGGCTGAAACACCTGCATGGTGACTTCTCGGCAGAAGGCGTTCAGCGCTTGGTCATGGACGAATTCGCGCTGCACAAAGGCCACCGCTATGCCACTGTGGCCTTGGATGCCGAGCGAATGCGGGTGCTGTGGGTTGGAGAGGGTAATAGCCGGGAAGCGATCCGACCATTCTTCGAGCTGCTGGGAGAGCAAGGCTGTCAGCGAATCGAAGCCGTAGCCATGGACATGAACACGGCGATGGACCTCGAAGTTCGCCAGCAATGCCCGAACGCGGAAGTCGTCTACGACCTGTTTCACGTGGTGGCCCGCTTCGGCCGCGAAGTGGTAGACCGGGTTCGCGTCGACCAAGCCAATGCCTTGCGTGCCGAATCAAAGGCCCGCAAGGTCATCAAGCGTAGCCGCTGGCTGTTACTGCGCAACCGCGACAACCTGAAAGCCGAACAGGCCGTCAAACTGGAGGAGCTGCTGGCTGCCAACCAGCCTTTGGCGACGGTCTACCTGCTCAAGACCGAGTTGAAGGAAATCTGGTATGCCCCATCGGTCCGGGAAGGTGCTCGTCGATGGAAAACCTGGCTCAAACTCGCCCTTCAAAGCCAAATCGCTCCGGTAATCCAATTCGCCAAACGTTTGGCCAAATACCGGCGCGGCATCCTGGCTTCGGCCATCTATCCGATGAGCTCATCGATCCTGGAAGGCGTCAACAACCGCATCAAGGTCATCAAGCGCATGGCCTACGGATTTCGGGATGCATCTTATTTCTTCCTGAAAATCAAGGATGCGTTCCCCGGCAAAGCGCGATGA
- a CDS encoding glycoside hydrolase family 1 protein, whose translation MVANQPGFLFATGIESSIPTIDGGRVRMDEMEKCGHYRHWRRDFDLVQDIGIRFLRYGPPLHTTLVGAGCYDWSFADEVFPDLRRRGLVPIVDLCHFGLPDFLGDFQNPDFPDLFGNYARAFAQRFPWVQLYTPVNEMSVSALFSALYGWWNEQMRSDRAYVTALKHIVKANLLAMRAILEVRPDALFVQSESSEYFHATSPAAIELVQTMNARRFLSLDLNYGRRVDSTMYEYLLDNGMTREEYHFFLNNNLKHHCIMGNDYYQTNEHLVAANGLSTSAGEIFGYAVITHQYYNRYRLPVMHTETNCCQGPCGDEAVKWLRKEWANVLRVRNNGVPLVGFTWYSLTDQVDWDSGLRENNGHVNALGLADLDRKLRPVGLAYRDLIRDWTEVLPTQSVCLQVPLSLDQDYPELFCACEPPDPPDATETAAPGNTE comes from the coding sequence ATGGTAGCGAACCAGCCCGGATTTCTCTTTGCCACCGGCATCGAGAGCAGCATCCCGACCATCGACGGCGGCAGGGTGCGCATGGACGAGATGGAAAAATGCGGCCACTACCGCCACTGGCGGCGCGACTTCGACCTGGTGCAGGATATCGGCATCCGTTTCCTGCGCTATGGCCCGCCGCTGCACACCACGCTGGTCGGCGCGGGGTGCTACGACTGGTCGTTTGCCGACGAGGTGTTCCCCGACCTGCGCCGCCGCGGCCTGGTCCCGATCGTCGACCTGTGCCACTTCGGCCTGCCCGATTTTCTCGGCGACTTCCAGAACCCGGATTTTCCCGACCTGTTCGGCAACTACGCGCGCGCGTTCGCCCAGCGTTTCCCCTGGGTCCAGCTGTACACGCCGGTGAACGAGATGTCGGTCAGCGCCTTGTTCTCCGCCCTGTACGGCTGGTGGAACGAGCAGATGCGCAGCGACCGGGCCTACGTGACCGCCCTCAAGCACATCGTGAAGGCGAACCTGCTGGCCATGCGCGCCATCCTCGAGGTGCGCCCGGACGCCTTGTTCGTCCAGAGCGAATCCAGCGAGTATTTCCACGCCACATCGCCGGCGGCGATCGAACTGGTGCAGACCATGAACGCCCGCCGCTTCCTGTCGCTGGACCTGAACTATGGCCGCCGTGTCGACTCCACCATGTACGAGTACCTGCTCGACAACGGGATGACGCGCGAGGAGTACCACTTCTTCCTGAACAACAACCTGAAGCATCACTGCATCATGGGCAACGACTACTACCAGACCAACGAGCACTTGGTGGCGGCGAACGGCTTGAGCACGTCTGCCGGCGAAATCTTCGGCTACGCGGTGATCACGCACCAGTACTACAACCGCTACCGGCTGCCCGTGATGCACACCGAGACCAATTGCTGCCAGGGCCCCTGCGGCGACGAGGCCGTCAAGTGGCTGCGCAAGGAGTGGGCCAACGTGCTCCGGGTCCGCAACAACGGCGTGCCCCTGGTCGGCTTCACCTGGTACTCGCTCACCGACCAGGTCGATTGGGACAGCGGCCTGCGCGAAAACAATGGCCACGTCAATGCCCTCGGCCTGGCCGACCTCGATCGCAAGCTGCGCCCGGTCGGACTGGCCTACCGCGACCTGATCCGGGACTGGACCGAGGTGCTGCCGACCCAAAGCGTGTGCCTGCAGGTGCCGCTCTCGCTCGACCAGGATTATCCGGAGCTGTTCTGCGCTTGCGAGCCGCCGGACCCGCCCGACGCGACGGAAACCGCCGCGCCCGGAAATACGGAGTAG
- a CDS encoding FKBP-type peptidyl-prolyl cis-trans isomerase, which translates to MTLALAATGCKRTEAPQAAASSTDTIKMQTIDTVAGTGKEATNGATVVVHYTGWLYAPDTESKRGAQFDSSSGREPFSFTLGGGQVIPGWDAGVAGMKVGGKRTLIIPASLGYGSSGAGPIPPNANLIFDVELLDVR; encoded by the coding sequence ATGACCCTGGCACTGGCCGCTACCGGCTGCAAACGCACCGAAGCACCGCAAGCGGCCGCAAGCTCGACCGACACGATCAAGATGCAGACGATCGACACCGTCGCCGGCACCGGCAAGGAAGCTACCAATGGCGCCACCGTCGTCGTCCACTACACCGGATGGCTGTATGCGCCCGATACCGAATCGAAGCGCGGCGCCCAGTTCGACTCCTCCAGCGGACGCGAGCCCTTCAGCTTCACGCTGGGCGGCGGCCAGGTCATTCCCGGCTGGGATGCGGGCGTCGCGGGCATGAAAGTGGGCGGCAAGCGCACCCTCATCATTCCGGCCAGCCTGGGCTACGGCAGCAGCGGCGCCGGCCCGATCCCGCCGAATGCCAACCTGATCTTCGACGTCGAGCTGCTGGACGTGCGCTGA
- a CDS encoding DUF485 domain-containing protein produces MEQDVVQRVKSDPDYRKLVARRSKFGWTLTWSMMIVYYGFTLLCAFDKEFMGSRIGDGVMTWGIPLGLFVILFTVAITAIYVRRANSEYDQLTDAIKARVAAGKKAAA; encoded by the coding sequence GTGGAACAAGACGTTGTACAGCGGGTCAAGAGCGACCCCGATTACCGCAAGCTCGTCGCACGCCGTTCGAAGTTCGGCTGGACCCTTACCTGGAGCATGATGATCGTCTACTACGGCTTCACCCTGCTCTGCGCCTTCGACAAGGAGTTCATGGGCAGCCGTATCGGCGACGGCGTCATGACCTGGGGCATTCCGCTGGGTCTGTTCGTCATCCTGTTCACGGTGGCCATCACCGCCATCTACGTGCGCCGCGCCAACAGCGAGTACGACCAGCTGACCGATGCCATCAAGGCCCGCGTGGCCGCAGGCAAGAAGGCGGCAGCATGA